Proteins encoded in a region of the Brevundimonas vesicularis genome:
- the astD gene encoding succinylglutamate-semialdehyde dehydrogenase: protein MTRFTSTDPATEATNWEGEAANPAQVQAAVDAARAAFPAWADAPRAERIDAVKRYQAVLKDRAPQIAEAIARETGKPLWETKTEAAAMIGKVDISIRAYDERTGERTSDTAFGRATLRHRPHGVAAVLGPFNFPGHLPNGHIVPALLAGDTVVFKPSEETPLVGQVMAEAFAAADLPTGVVNVVQGGRETGAALLDAGIDALMFTGSGAAGAHFRRKFADDPHVILALELGGNNPLVVWDAADAEAVAGIAVQSAFITTGQRCSCARRLIVPEGPQGDAIIEAIAALSDRLIFGPWDSDLEPYAGPLISARAAEAALKALQDRIDMGAKVIRASGPVANLPGAFVKPAIIDVTGVDVPDEEMFAPFLSVTRVASFDAAIQAANATRYGLSAGLVSDDPKNWDHFIRRIRAGVVNFNRPTTGAAGDMPFGGLGASGNHRPSAYYAADYCAYPVASFEADAVANIEGEIKGLR from the coding sequence ATGACCCGTTTCACCTCCACCGATCCCGCCACCGAAGCGACCAACTGGGAGGGCGAGGCCGCCAACCCGGCCCAAGTCCAGGCCGCAGTCGACGCCGCCCGCGCCGCCTTCCCCGCCTGGGCCGATGCGCCGCGCGCCGAACGAATCGACGCGGTGAAGCGCTATCAGGCCGTCCTGAAAGATCGCGCGCCGCAGATCGCCGAGGCCATCGCGCGCGAGACCGGCAAGCCGCTGTGGGAAACCAAGACCGAGGCCGCCGCCATGATCGGCAAGGTGGACATCTCGATCCGCGCCTATGACGAGCGCACCGGCGAACGGACCAGCGATACGGCGTTCGGCCGCGCGACCCTGCGGCACCGTCCGCACGGCGTCGCGGCGGTGCTTGGCCCGTTCAACTTTCCCGGCCATCTGCCGAACGGCCATATCGTCCCGGCCCTGCTGGCGGGCGACACGGTCGTCTTCAAGCCGTCGGAAGAAACGCCCCTGGTCGGTCAGGTGATGGCCGAAGCCTTCGCCGCCGCCGATCTGCCCACCGGCGTGGTCAATGTGGTCCAGGGCGGTCGCGAGACCGGGGCGGCCCTGCTGGACGCCGGTATCGACGCCCTGATGTTCACCGGCTCGGGCGCGGCGGGCGCGCATTTCCGCAGAAAATTCGCCGACGATCCGCATGTCATCCTGGCGCTGGAACTGGGCGGCAATAACCCACTGGTCGTGTGGGACGCAGCGGATGCAGAGGCCGTCGCGGGCATCGCGGTTCAATCCGCCTTCATCACCACCGGCCAGCGTTGCTCGTGCGCGCGTCGCCTGATCGTGCCGGAAGGACCGCAAGGCGATGCGATCATCGAAGCCATCGCCGCCCTGTCCGATCGGCTGATCTTCGGCCCGTGGGACAGCGATCTCGAACCTTATGCCGGCCCGCTGATCTCGGCGCGTGCCGCCGAGGCGGCGCTGAAGGCGTTGCAGGACCGGATCGACATGGGGGCCAAGGTCATCCGCGCGTCGGGGCCGGTCGCCAATCTGCCCGGCGCCTTCGTCAAACCGGCCATCATCGACGTGACGGGGGTCGATGTGCCGGACGAGGAGATGTTCGCCCCCTTCCTGTCGGTGACGCGCGTCGCCTCGTTCGACGCGGCGATCCAGGCGGCGAACGCAACCCGCTACGGCCTGTCCGCCGGTCTGGTCAGCGATGATCCGAAGAACTGGGACCACTTCATCCGCCGCATCCGCGCCGGCGTGGTCAACTTCAACCGCCCGACCACCGGCGCCGCCGGCGACATGCCGTTCGGCGGCTTGGGGGCCAGCGGCAACCACCGGCCCAGCGCCTATTACGCTGCTGACTATTGCGCCTATCCGGTCGCCAGTTTCGAGGCCGACGCCGTCGCCAACATCGAAGGCGAGATCAAGGGATTGCGATGA
- the astB gene encoding N-succinylarginine dihydrolase codes for MISAVEANADGLIGPTHSYAGLSPGNLASSLNKGEASNPRAAMLQGLDKMKTLANLGLPQFVLPPHERPNIPFLRTLGFAGSDAQVLERAWRSAPSFAAAACSASPMWAANAATVTPSADAADGRVHFTPANLHTNLHRSLEHRQTKRALNALFPDASRFAVHDALPAVAHLADEGAANHVRLCAEHGGRGVNLLVWGREAFEPWDGPFPARQTREASEAIVRRHEAGRPILAQQSRAAIAGGAFHNDVVCVGALETLFFHELAFEDTAATQAAIRRAADGLFEPIFVEVSSADLPLADAISSYLFNSMLIQVPGEDRLTLICPTETRDNPRSHAVAQALAASNGPIGKVQYVDVRQSMRNGGGPACLRLRVVLTEAELAATNPAMRLSDDLHARLSDWAGRWYRDELRPADLADPHLLTESRSALDELTTILNLGTDFYPFQRG; via the coding sequence ATGATCAGCGCTGTGGAGGCCAACGCCGACGGTCTGATCGGGCCGACCCATTCCTACGCTGGTCTGTCTCCGGGCAATCTGGCCTCCAGCCTGAACAAGGGCGAGGCGTCCAATCCACGCGCGGCCATGCTTCAGGGCCTCGACAAGATGAAGACGTTGGCGAACCTGGGCCTGCCCCAGTTCGTCCTGCCGCCGCATGAGCGGCCGAACATTCCCTTCCTGCGGACCCTGGGCTTCGCCGGCTCGGACGCCCAGGTCCTGGAGCGAGCCTGGCGGAGCGCGCCCTCGTTCGCCGCCGCCGCCTGCTCGGCCTCGCCCATGTGGGCGGCCAACGCCGCGACCGTGACGCCCAGCGCCGACGCCGCCGACGGCCGGGTGCATTTCACGCCGGCCAATCTGCACACCAATCTGCACCGCAGCCTGGAGCACCGGCAAACGAAGCGCGCGCTGAACGCCCTGTTTCCCGACGCCAGCCGGTTCGCCGTCCATGACGCCCTGCCCGCGGTCGCGCACCTGGCCGACGAAGGCGCTGCAAACCACGTTCGCCTGTGCGCCGAGCATGGTGGTCGGGGCGTCAATCTGCTAGTCTGGGGTCGCGAGGCGTTCGAGCCTTGGGACGGCCCCTTCCCCGCCCGCCAGACGCGCGAAGCGTCGGAAGCCATCGTGCGCCGCCACGAAGCCGGACGGCCGATCCTGGCCCAGCAATCCCGCGCCGCCATCGCCGGCGGCGCCTTCCACAACGACGTGGTCTGCGTCGGGGCGCTGGAAACCCTGTTCTTCCACGAGTTGGCGTTCGAGGACACGGCCGCAACCCAGGCCGCCATCCGCCGCGCGGCCGATGGTCTGTTCGAGCCGATCTTCGTCGAGGTCTCCTCCGCCGACCTGCCGTTGGCCGATGCGATTTCGAGCTATCTGTTCAACTCCATGCTGATCCAGGTTCCGGGCGAGGATCGCCTGACCCTGATCTGTCCGACCGAGACCCGCGACAACCCGCGCAGCCATGCGGTGGCGCAAGCCTTGGCCGCCTCCAACGGTCCGATCGGCAAGGTGCAGTATGTCGACGTGCGCCAGTCGATGCGCAATGGCGGCGGACCGGCTTGCCTGCGCCTGCGTGTCGTGCTGACCGAGGCCGAACTGGCTGCGACCAACCCGGCCATGCGCCTGAGCGACGATCTGCATGCACGTCTGTCGGACTGGGCCGGGCGCTGGTACCGCGATGAACTGCGCCCCGCCGATCTGGCCGATCCTCACCTGCTCACGGAAAGCCGCAGCGCGCTGGACGAGTTGACGACGATCCTGAACCTCGGAACCGACTTCTACCCCTTCCAGAGAGGCTGA
- a CDS encoding MFS transporter: MSPARRLRNIVGGSAGNLVEWFDWYAYAAFTLYFAPVFFPSEDPTAQLLSAAAVFAVGFLMRPIGAWIMGVYADRKGRKAGLTLSVTLMCTGSLIIGVTPGYATIGLAAPALLLFARLLQGLSVGGEYGSSATYLSEMAEPHRRGFWSSFQYVTLISGQLIALVLLIVLQNTLSETALASWGWRIPFFVGAGLAVVVFWLRRRLDETHKATEAKDAPKSSALQLILKHPKEALMVLGLTAGGTLAFYTYTTYLQKFLVNTSGFSKNTATEISAAALFIFMLLQPAVGALSDRVGRRPVMIAFGVLGVLCTVPIMTTLSTVESPFIAFLLALAGLVIVSGYTAINAVVKAELFPAHIRALGVALPYAIANAVFGGTAEYVALWLKGAGVESVFFWYVTGMIGLSLLTFIRMRDTKHNSLITHT, translated from the coding sequence ATGAGCCCCGCCCGCCGATTGAGAAATATCGTCGGCGGATCGGCCGGCAATCTGGTGGAGTGGTTTGACTGGTACGCCTATGCGGCCTTCACCCTGTATTTCGCCCCCGTCTTCTTCCCCAGCGAAGACCCGACGGCGCAACTGCTGAGCGCCGCCGCCGTCTTTGCGGTGGGCTTCTTGATGCGGCCTATCGGGGCATGGATTATGGGGGTCTATGCCGACCGCAAAGGTCGCAAGGCGGGGTTGACCCTCTCGGTGACCCTGATGTGCACCGGTTCGCTGATCATCGGCGTGACGCCCGGCTATGCCACGATCGGCCTGGCGGCGCCGGCGCTGCTGCTGTTCGCGCGGCTATTACAGGGGCTGAGCGTCGGCGGAGAATACGGATCCAGCGCCACCTATCTGTCCGAAATGGCCGAGCCGCATCGCCGAGGCTTCTGGTCCAGCTTCCAGTACGTCACCCTGATCTCGGGTCAATTGATCGCCCTGGTGCTGTTGATCGTGCTGCAGAACACGCTGAGCGAGACGGCGCTGGCCTCGTGGGGCTGGCGCATTCCCTTCTTCGTCGGCGCGGGCCTGGCGGTCGTCGTCTTCTGGCTGCGTCGCCGGCTGGACGAGACGCATAAGGCGACCGAGGCCAAGGACGCCCCGAAATCCAGCGCTTTGCAGTTGATCCTGAAACACCCGAAAGAGGCGTTGATGGTGCTGGGCCTGACGGCCGGCGGCACCTTGGCCTTCTACACCTACACGACCTACCTCCAGAAGTTTCTGGTCAACACGAGCGGGTTCTCCAAGAACACGGCGACTGAAATCAGCGCGGCGGCCTTGTTCATCTTCATGCTGCTTCAGCCGGCGGTCGGCGCGCTTTCGGACAGGGTGGGACGGCGTCCCGTGATGATCGCTTTCGGGGTGCTCGGGGTGTTGTGCACCGTGCCGATCATGACAACCCTATCGACGGTCGAGAGCCCTTTCATCGCCTTCCTCCTGGCGCTGGCTGGGCTGGTTATCGTGTCGGGCTACACCGCGATCAATGCGGTGGTGAAGGCCGAGCTGTTCCCCGCCCACATCCGCGCCCTCGGCGTCGCTCTGCCTTACGCCATCGCCAATGCGGTGTTCGGAGGCACGGCGGAATATGTGGCGCTGTGGCTTAAGGGCGCGGGCGTCGAGAGCGTCTTCTTCTGGTACGTGACCGGGATGATCGGGCTGTCGCTGCTGACCTTCATCCGCATGCGCGACACCAAGCACAACAGTCTGATCACGCACACCTAA
- the phhA gene encoding phenylalanine 4-monooxygenase has product MSDFEHVFEKPPEGAAADWTIPQNWAAYTEVEHQTWETLYARQMKILPGRACDAFMRGLDALDLNAGGIPDFDVINPKLQALTGWTVVCVPGLVPDEVFFDHLANRRFVSGQFIRKPDQLDYLQEPDIFHDVFGHVPMLTDPDFAAYMEAYGKGGQRAAGLGMLPNLARLYWYTVEFGLMKEADGLRIYGAGIVSSATESVFALDDPSPNRLGFDLERVMRTLYRIDDFQQVYFVIDSLEALKDETLKDFGPVYAALKGKDDLAIETVLPTDQLFTRGTQAYAQRGGRFAA; this is encoded by the coding sequence ATGTCCGACTTCGAACACGTCTTCGAAAAGCCGCCCGAGGGCGCGGCCGCCGACTGGACCATTCCCCAGAACTGGGCCGCCTATACCGAAGTCGAGCACCAGACCTGGGAAACGCTTTACGCCCGGCAGATGAAGATCCTGCCCGGTCGCGCCTGCGACGCCTTCATGCGGGGACTGGACGCGCTGGATTTGAACGCCGGCGGCATTCCCGACTTCGACGTGATCAATCCCAAGCTTCAGGCCCTGACGGGCTGGACCGTCGTCTGCGTGCCCGGGCTGGTGCCGGACGAGGTCTTCTTCGACCATCTGGCCAATCGCCGCTTCGTCTCGGGCCAGTTTATCCGCAAACCCGACCAGCTGGATTACCTCCAGGAGCCCGACATCTTCCACGACGTCTTCGGCCATGTGCCGATGCTGACCGACCCCGATTTCGCCGCCTATATGGAGGCCTATGGCAAGGGCGGACAGCGGGCGGCCGGCCTGGGCATGCTGCCGAACCTGGCGCGCCTGTACTGGTACACGGTCGAGTTCGGCCTGATGAAGGAGGCGGACGGCCTTCGCATCTACGGCGCCGGCATCGTCTCCTCGGCGACCGAGAGCGTCTTTGCCCTGGACGATCCGTCGCCCAACCGCCTGGGGTTCGACCTTGAGCGGGTGATGCGGACGCTCTACCGGATCGACGATTTCCAGCAGGTCTATTTCGTCATCGACAGCCTGGAAGCCCTGAAGGACGAGACGCTCAAGGACTTCGGGCCGGTCTATGCGGCGCTGAAAGGCAAGGACGACCTCGCCATCGAAACCGTCCTGCCGACCGACCAGCTCTTCACCCGCGGCACCCAGGCCTACGCCCAGCGCGGCGGGCGGTTCGCGGCCTGA
- the hspQ gene encoding heat shock protein HspQ: MTRIQTARFAIGQIVRHCDDAFRGVVMDVDHAYEGPAGESGLVRPDQPFYRVFALGEDGGFVAYAAEGALEDGDSVLLPDDAERWFTTDGMGHHAPLHERLH, encoded by the coding sequence ATGACCCGCATTCAGACCGCACGTTTCGCCATCGGCCAGATTGTCCGCCACTGCGACGACGCCTTTCGTGGCGTCGTAATGGATGTCGATCACGCCTATGAGGGACCGGCCGGTGAAAGCGGCCTGGTCAGACCGGACCAGCCCTTCTACCGCGTCTTCGCCCTGGGCGAGGATGGCGGCTTTGTCGCCTACGCCGCCGAGGGCGCTCTGGAAGACGGCGATTCCGTCCTGCTGCCCGATGACGCCGAGCGGTGGTTCACCACCGACGGCATGGGCCACCACGCTCCGCTGCACGAACGTCTTCACTGA
- a CDS encoding Ppx/GppA phosphatase family protein, whose amino-acid sequence MPETHGAPRRRDERSQPPRSRDASGRDAPLYGALDLGTNNCRLLIARPSREGFRVVDSFSRIVRLGEGLSRTGLLDPRAMDRAYDALALCAERIVRKGVDSARLSAVATQACRAAENGADFIDRVRKGTGLRLRIIDPAEEARLAVEGCLNLIDPKAEAVLVIDVGGGSTEMSWLKRSGTDWTTTAWMSAPVGVVTLAERHPEPPNSGGDWYEAMVADMGAAIAAGGIVDEPMLDLFRQNRAHLVGTSGAITSLAGIHLNLSRYNRDRVDGLWMTRADCEAAADRLKALGPDGRAREACIGPDRADLVLAGAAILEAVQRAWPSQRVRVADRGLREGLLLQRMREDKKPPRGRRRRRGRGRPASAA is encoded by the coding sequence ATGCCGGAGACCCACGGCGCGCCCCGACGGCGCGACGAGCGGTCCCAGCCTCCCCGTTCGCGGGATGCGTCGGGTCGAGATGCGCCGCTGTATGGCGCGCTCGATCTGGGGACCAACAATTGCCGGCTGCTGATCGCGCGGCCGTCACGCGAAGGCTTTCGCGTGGTCGACAGCTTTAGCCGCATCGTGCGGCTGGGCGAAGGGCTGTCGCGGACGGGCCTTCTGGACCCGCGCGCCATGGACCGGGCCTATGACGCCCTGGCCCTGTGCGCCGAGCGGATCGTCAGGAAGGGCGTCGACTCGGCGCGACTGAGCGCCGTCGCCACACAGGCCTGCCGCGCGGCCGAGAACGGCGCCGACTTCATAGACCGTGTACGCAAGGGCACGGGCCTGCGCCTGCGGATCATCGATCCCGCCGAAGAGGCGCGGCTGGCGGTCGAGGGATGCCTGAACCTGATCGACCCCAAGGCCGAGGCGGTGCTGGTCATCGATGTCGGGGGGGGCTCGACCGAGATGTCGTGGCTGAAGCGCAGCGGGACCGACTGGACGACCACCGCCTGGATGTCGGCGCCGGTGGGGGTCGTGACCCTGGCCGAGCGGCATCCCGAGCCCCCGAACTCCGGCGGGGATTGGTACGAGGCGATGGTCGCCGACATGGGCGCGGCCATTGCAGCGGGCGGGATCGTCGATGAACCGATGCTGGACCTGTTCCGGCAGAACCGGGCGCATCTGGTCGGCACCTCGGGTGCGATCACCAGTCTGGCGGGCATTCACCTGAATCTGTCGCGCTACAATCGCGACCGCGTCGATGGCTTGTGGATGACGCGCGCGGACTGCGAGGCGGCGGCGGATCGCCTGAAGGCATTGGGGCCGGACGGCCGGGCGCGCGAGGCCTGCATCGGTCCCGATCGGGCGGACCTCGTTTTGGCGGGCGCCGCGATCCTGGAGGCGGTCCAAAGGGCTTGGCCGTCGCAACGGGTGCGGGTCGCGGATCGAGGCCTGCGCGAAGGCCTGCTGCTGCAACGGATGCGCGAAGACAAGAAGCCGCCGAGGGGACGGCGTCGTCGGCGCGGACGAGGGCGGCCGGCCTCCGCCGCCTGA
- a CDS encoding peptidylprolyl isomerase, with protein sequence MTIRTMAMAMAAAVLAATAGAALAQDATAVPAPPPPPGEWRTIAPENLLVIDTNKGRVLVELTPEIAPAHVERIKLLASRGFFDNLVWHRVIDWFMAQTGDPLGTGEGQSWYPDLKAEFTFRRGADMAFTPVAAPVGALVGFVDSIPVQTQPDALMSGTSDKKVHGWALYCPGVAGMARDEGNDTANSQFFLMRQAYPALDKRYTVWGRVVSGLDVVRALKASDTPDGLVQGPDQMTRVRVASDLPAAERPTAAVLNTNSATFQTLAQQARQARGADFSVCDIELPVRVTPAA encoded by the coding sequence ATGACGATACGAACGATGGCGATGGCGATGGCCGCGGCCGTGCTGGCTGCGACGGCGGGCGCCGCCCTGGCGCAAGACGCGACCGCCGTTCCCGCGCCTCCGCCGCCGCCCGGTGAATGGAGGACCATCGCGCCCGAGAACCTGCTGGTCATCGACACCAATAAGGGGCGGGTTCTGGTTGAACTGACGCCCGAGATCGCGCCCGCCCATGTCGAACGCATCAAGCTACTTGCGTCGCGCGGCTTCTTCGACAACCTGGTCTGGCACCGGGTGATCGACTGGTTCATGGCCCAGACCGGCGATCCGCTGGGCACGGGCGAGGGGCAGAGCTGGTATCCCGACCTGAAAGCCGAGTTCACCTTCCGCCGTGGCGCGGACATGGCCTTCACTCCGGTGGCGGCCCCGGTCGGCGCCCTGGTCGGCTTTGTCGATTCCATCCCGGTCCAGACCCAGCCTGACGCCCTGATGTCCGGCACCAGCGACAAGAAGGTCCACGGTTGGGCCCTGTATTGCCCGGGCGTCGCGGGCATGGCGCGTGACGAGGGCAATGACACCGCCAACAGCCAGTTCTTCCTGATGCGTCAGGCCTATCCGGCCCTGGACAAGCGCTACACCGTCTGGGGCCGGGTCGTGTCCGGCCTGGACGTCGTGCGAGCGCTGAAGGCCAGCGACACGCCGGATGGTCTGGTCCAGGGACCGGATCAGATGACCCGCGTTCGCGTGGCGTCGGATCTGCCCGCAGCCGAACGTCCGACGGCCGCCGTGCTCAACACCAACTCCGCCACCTTCCAGACCCTGGCGCAGCAGGCGCGTCAGGCGCGTGGCGCGGATTTCTCGGTCTGCGATATCGAACTGCCGGTGCGCGTCACGCCCGCCGCCTGA
- a CDS encoding peptidylprolyl isomerase, with amino-acid sequence MRKAIIAATLAALFAAGAAQAPAVAQTAPAASDWRAIAPENLLVIDTSKGRVLVELIPVAAPNHAERIRTLANQGFYDGLKFHRVIPDFMAQTGDPKGTGEGGSELPDLKAEFSFRRGRDAGFVAVPSVGAGVRGLVGDLPVQTQPDAQMMVTADFKVDAHGLFCPGVLGMARSGSPDSANSQFFLMMGAREQLDGIYTAFGRVVSGLDVIGKLKKGSDAEDGKVTDPDTMTRVRMASALPEAERPTVRVLNAGSAAFAERIAAARAARGAAFSVCDVQPVAEVTGG; translated from the coding sequence ATGCGTAAGGCCATCATCGCAGCGACCCTCGCGGCTCTTTTCGCGGCTGGAGCAGCCCAGGCCCCCGCTGTGGCGCAAACGGCGCCGGCGGCGTCCGACTGGCGCGCCATCGCGCCGGAAAACCTGCTCGTTATCGATACGTCGAAGGGCCGGGTGCTGGTCGAACTGATCCCCGTCGCCGCGCCCAACCATGCGGAACGCATCCGGACCCTGGCCAACCAGGGCTTCTACGATGGTCTGAAGTTCCATCGCGTCATCCCTGATTTCATGGCGCAAACCGGCGATCCGAAGGGCACGGGTGAGGGCGGCAGCGAGTTGCCGGACCTGAAGGCCGAGTTCAGCTTCCGTCGTGGACGCGACGCCGGCTTTGTCGCCGTTCCCAGCGTGGGCGCGGGCGTGCGCGGTCTGGTCGGTGATCTGCCGGTCCAGACCCAACCCGACGCCCAGATGATGGTCACCGCCGACTTCAAGGTCGACGCCCACGGCCTGTTCTGCCCCGGCGTGCTGGGCATGGCCCGCTCGGGTTCGCCAGACAGCGCCAACAGCCAATTCTTCCTGATGATGGGCGCGCGAGAACAGTTGGACGGTATCTATACTGCCTTCGGTCGCGTGGTGTCCGGCCTGGACGTGATCGGCAAGCTGAAAAAGGGTTCTGACGCCGAGGACGGCAAGGTGACCGATCCCGACACCATGACCCGCGTCCGCATGGCCTCGGCCCTGCCCGAAGCCGAGCGTCCGACGGTGCGCGTGTTGAACGCCGGCAGCGCCGCCTTCGCCGAACGGATCGCTGCGGCGCGCGCCGCGCGCGGCGCGGCCTTTAGCGTCTGCGATGTTCAACCAGTCGCCGAAGTGACGGGTGGCTGA
- the coaD gene encoding pantetheine-phosphate adenylyltransferase: MRIGLYPGTFDPVTNGHTDIIKRALKLVDRLVIGVAQNDDKGPLFSTAERVEMLKAEMAPLGGDIVVQPFSTLLMHFAEELDASVIIRGLRAVADFEYEFQMTAMNQRLNQDIETVFLMADPRHQAIASRLVKEIARLDGAIDSFVSPAIAERVRAKVKNG; encoded by the coding sequence ATGCGCATCGGACTTTATCCGGGCACCTTCGACCCGGTGACGAACGGGCATACCGACATCATCAAGCGCGCGCTGAAGCTGGTGGACCGACTGGTCATCGGCGTGGCCCAGAACGATGACAAGGGGCCGCTGTTCTCCACCGCCGAACGGGTCGAGATGCTGAAGGCCGAGATGGCGCCCCTCGGCGGCGACATCGTGGTCCAGCCGTTTTCGACACTGCTGATGCATTTCGCCGAAGAGCTGGACGCCAGCGTCATCATCCGGGGTCTGCGCGCCGTCGCCGACTTTGAATACGAGTTCCAGATGACGGCCATGAACCAGCGCCTCAATCAGGACATCGAGACCGTATTCCTGATGGCCGATCCGCGCCATCAGGCCATCGCCTCGCGGCTCGTCAAAGAGATCGCCCGGCTGGACGGCGCGATCGACAGTTTCGTCAGCCCCGCCATCGCCGAGCGCGTGCGGGCCAAGGTCAAGAACGGTTAG
- a CDS encoding aminotransferase class IV, with product MSATFLIDGLPATPDDLAHQALVNYGAYTSFRVEDGAARGLDLHLARLEQAAVELFGESPGEAEFRRLMALAVAGHDACWLRVNLFSPDIGHRNPTYVGRPKVMTSVSPAPPPLANRVRITAMPYEREAPHLKHLATFGLIRARRAARAAGFDDALFVDGEGRVSEGTLWNIGFVQGDRIVWPQAPMLAGVTQAMITRGLPEVGLTSETRPIRLDEIGAFDGAFLCNSATPVCPITAIDDVAFANDPVLLAKVEAAGSAQAPQPIADRDDDDGVSRLGR from the coding sequence TTGAGCGCGACGTTTCTGATCGACGGCCTTCCCGCCACGCCTGACGACCTGGCGCACCAGGCCTTGGTCAACTACGGCGCCTACACCTCCTTCCGCGTCGAGGACGGCGCCGCGCGCGGCCTCGACCTCCACCTCGCGCGTCTGGAGCAGGCCGCCGTCGAACTGTTCGGCGAAAGCCCCGGCGAGGCAGAGTTTCGGCGTCTGATGGCGCTGGCCGTCGCCGGTCATGATGCCTGCTGGCTGCGCGTCAACCTGTTCTCGCCCGACATCGGCCATCGCAACCCGACCTATGTCGGCCGACCGAAGGTGATGACCAGTGTCTCCCCTGCGCCACCGCCGCTGGCGAACCGGGTGCGGATTACCGCTATGCCCTATGAGCGCGAGGCGCCGCATCTGAAGCATCTCGCCACCTTCGGCCTGATTCGCGCGCGCCGCGCCGCGCGCGCCGCCGGGTTTGACGACGCCCTGTTTGTGGATGGTGAAGGGCGGGTGTCAGAGGGCACGCTGTGGAACATCGGCTTCGTCCAAGGCGACCGGATCGTCTGGCCCCAGGCCCCGATGCTGGCGGGCGTGACCCAGGCCATGATCACGCGCGGGCTGCCCGAGGTCGGGCTGACCAGTGAAACGCGACCGATCCGTCTCGATGAGATCGGCGCCTTCGACGGCGCTTTCCTGTGCAACAGCGCCACGCCCGTCTGTCCGATCACCGCCATCGACGATGTCGCCTTCGCCAATGATCCGGTCCTGCTCGCCAAGGTCGAAGCGGCCGGGAGCGCCCAGGCGCCCCAGCCCATCGCGGATCGTGACGATGACGATGGCGTCAGCCGGCTAGGCCGCTGA